The window ATGGATCTCTTGCATTTGGTGCGATCGATATTAAGAGAATCAACAAATATAAAGTTTGTAGGTGAATTCTTATATTTATAAACTACACAGCTTATCCAATGACCTGGATAAGAAATTATAAACAAAGCATTTCCTTCTTTCTTAAATAAATATCAAGATCCTGAAAAACAGACTTTGCAGGATAACTTTGTCAGACTATCGAATAATTGCTTAATAAGTTTGATCAAATCTGAAGATGCTGAGACCTGCAATAGAAGAGCTAAATTAGCAAAATATGTACTTGACTTATCCAATACAGGTCAAACATGTCTTGCAAGTGGTGATGTACAAACAGCTCAAGTAGCTTGGCAAAAATTATTGGATTTAATTAGTTAATATATAAGCAGAGATCTCTTAAATAGGGATCTCTGTAAAGATTTATTTTATAATTTTATCTTATTTATTGTTAAATCAATGTTACTATGATACTTTTAATCCGATTAGCTTATAAGTAGTTATAAAGTATAATATAGGAATATAGATCTATGACCTTAAGTAATAAAGTTTATATTTTAGACACAAATGTATTGGCGTTTGACTCTCAGGCTATATTTAATTTCGAAGATGGTGTAGTTGCTATACCTATATTTGTGCTTGAAGAGCTTGATAAATTTAAAAGTGAAACTTCCGAAAGAGCATATAATGCTCGAACTGTTATAAGAAGTTTAGATCAGTTACGTTCTAAAGGATCTTTGCAATCAGGAGTAGATCTTGATAATGGATCTAAATTAAAGATAGTTTTTATTTGTGATGAGTGTGAAGCTAAAAACTTTGCTCTTGAACAGAATATAGTTGACAATAAGATCTTACTTCTTGCCAATTGTCTTTTAAAAAAAGGTTTTGATGTTAAATTTGTAACCAAAGATATCAATGCTCGTGTTAAAGCTGATGTTTTGGGTATAGATTCTCAAGATTATTTAAAAAATAGTGTAACTAAAGAAAATCTTTATCGTGGCTGGATTAGAGTGAGTGTTCCAGCAATTGAGTTAAAAAGAGATTTGCCTGAAGAACTTTTAAGACTAGAGGCTGAAAATCTATTAACTGTTAATCAATTTGTTATTTTAGAAAGTCAGCATAATCCATTTAATTATGTAGTTTATAGATATTTAGGCCAAGATAAACCTGCAAAGTTTAAAGTTGTTAAAGCTCCTAATCTTAATTTGCCTTTAGAACCTAAAAACGTAGAGCAGTTAATGGCACTTGATTTACTTCTTGATGATTCAGTTAAGTTAGTTACCCTTTTAGGTCCAGCAGGAACTGGTAAGACCTTTTTAACATTGCTTGCAGGGCTTGATAAAGTATTAATTAAAAGTGAGTATGAAAAAATTTTAGTTACTCGTCCTGTTATCCCTTTAGGACCTGATATTGGTTATTTACCTGGAGATATTCAGGAAAAACTTTTAAGTTGGATGCAGCCTGTTTATGATAATATGGACTTTATTGCTCATTCCCTTAATGCTAGATATTCAAGCATTTATAAAGAAGAAGAACCTTATCAAGGTTTTGGTACTGGTAATGTTGGTAATAACAATAAAAGAAGAAGACATGGTAAAGATAAGTCAAAAACAACTAATATTTTTCCCAAGCGAGTACCTCCACTTGAGGTTCTTTTAAGGGAAAATAAAATCAGCTTAGAAGCTATAACATATATGAGAGGTAGATCTATTCCTTATCAATATATTTTAATAGATGAGGTTCAGAATTTAACTCCTCATGAAGTAAAAACCTTAATAACTCGTGTTGGTCAAGGTAGTAAGATTATTTTAGCTGGTGATCCTTACCAAATAGATTCGCTTTATCTTGATTTTATGAGTAATGGTCTTGTAGTTACTACTAATAAATTTAAAGGACATAGTATTTTTGGTTCTGTTTATCTTCAAATTAGTGAAAGAAGTGAACTCAGTAGATTAGCAGGTGAATTGCTATAATTTTTTAAATTTATCTTCTTAATAATATTAAAAAAGAAAGAGATTTATAACTCTTTCTTTTTTCTTTAGATGGCAAATAGCATTTTTATTGATTGACTTCAATTTTATTTTTTATTTATACTTATCTTATAATATTCTTATTTGAAATAAAAAATGGAGCGCGCTATGAGCACTAATTTAAAGAGGGCTATTTATGTTATTGTTTTAATTACCATAGTTAACTTAGTTAATTCAGGTTTTTTTAGTGATATTTATAAAACTCTAAAGGATCAAGTAAGTAGAGTTTATAGAGGAAATAAAGGCGAAGATATACAAAATAGTAAAGATGAAAACTTGTCTGAGCTTGAAAAAGAGTTTGAAGATTTGTTAATTAGTGACACAAATGAAGTACCTAATTTTAAATTGAACATTAATCAATGGGCGCAACTTGAAAGAAAAAAGTGGCATAGAATGTCTCATGATCAGTTAAAATTGAAATTTGGTTATTTGTCTACCATTATGTCGGATGATTTGAAATATTCTAAAGATATTGGCATAAGAGAATCTGATATGTATGTTCCTGCTAATTACTCTGAATCCAAAAAACCTGTTGTTATTGTGGTTTTACATGGAACTTTTGTCCCTGAAGCTCCTGATTACTATGATCCAACTTCTATTTTTTACAGTAATGTTTTAAGATTTGGTAAACAAATGGCAGATAAAGAAATGATCCCTGTAGAGGTTATTTCTTTTAAGTGGAGTGGCCATAATAATACCCCAGCAAGGCAAAATGCAGCAGTTATTTTAGCATCTTTATTAAATGAATTTTATTCTGATTATAAAGTATTTACCATTGCTCATAGTCATGGGTGTAATGTAGTTAATAATGCAACTCGTTTATTATCAGCCAACTTATTTGTAGATCATGCCATACATTTGGCATGTCCGGTAAGAGATAAAACAGAAGATAAATTTAAACCGTTACAATTTAAAAAATTAACACAATTTTACTCAAATAGTGATTTAGTAGCAGCTATAGGAGCTATAACTACTGATGATTTAACATCATTGAGTTGTCGTAAATTTGAGTTACAAGATTTGAAAAAAATAAAGAACTTAAGAGTTATGCTTAACGGTACTGATCCAGGGCATTCAAATTCTAGAAATTACATTATATTTAATTTGCTTGAGATACTTAATATAGTAGATAATAAGTATATACTCAATAATGATCTGATTATCAATTTAGAGACAGATATTATATCTTCTAATCCAGTACTGATTGCAGTACGAAATTATGTTAAGCCTGAAAGTCTATCAAATGATTCTAAAAATGTTAAAGAACAGTTAAAAAAAGAAAACGATTTTAGTGAATCCCAAAAAGATATATTTAAATCTATTTATCATAAAGATATGAGTCTTAAGTATAATCAAATTTATAGACTTTTAAATGGAGTATATCAAGAATTGATTACTATATGTAGTTAAAATTTTAAATAAATAGATATAGTTTAAACTATATCTATTTGTGTTTCTATATTTTCTTGTTCTATTATTTCAAGTAACTCTTTGCTTATTTTTATTTTATCTTTAGCTTCTATTTTTACTAATTGCTCATTTTCTTTAAATTTGATTTCCAACGTTGAAGATCCAAAAATTATACTTTCTTTAATTTTTATAATAGATTTTTCGTTAGTATTGTCTTTTAAATTTAATGTTAACTTATTAGATATACTTTCTTCAAATATAAGGTCTATGGGAACAATACTCTGAGCTTTGATTTTGATTAATTTATTAGAAGTAGGATCTATAATTCCTTTGACTATAAATATATTATAATTTTTCAACCATGGCTCCACTTTATTAAATAGTTTAGGAAAGACAACTATTTCAGCTTTTGATGTATAATCTTCTATTAAGATAAATGCCATAGGATCGCCTTTTTTAGTTGTTATAGTCCTATTGCTTTTAACTATTCCACAGCATGTAATCAATTTTTCATCGTTTATGTTATGCAGATCTGATAAATTAGATACTTTAGTCCATTTGATTTCTTTTTTGTAACTATCAAGGGGCTGTGCACTAATATATATTCCAAGAAGTTCTTTTTCTTTCTCTAATTTTATATTATCTGGCCATTCTTCTTTTAATTGAAAGTTATAAGTAGTAGCTGCAAATTCATCTTTTGATTTGGCTTTTGCAAATATATCAAAGAGACCCATCTGTCCTGTTAATTCTTCTTTTTTCTTTTCAAGAGCTAAGTCGATTATCTTATTTAGCTCTTCAAATTTTTGAGCCCTATTTCCAGGTAAACTATCAAGTGCTCCTGAACAAATTAAACTTTCTATTACTTTTTTATTACATACTCTTAAATCTACTCTTTTACAAAAATCAAATAGATCTTTAAAGAGTTTTTTATCAGAGGTTTTTTCATACAAAGTCTCTTGTATATTAGAAATAGCAGCTGTTCCTACGTTTTTAATACCGCTTAGGCCAAATCTTAATTGGTTATTAATAACAGTAAAATCTTTTTCAGAATAATTAATATCGGGAGGTAAAATATCGATACCCAGTTCTTTTGCTTCTTGTAAGTAGAAAGACATTTTTTCAGCATCAGATGATTCTAGAGATATTAAACAAGCCATAAATTCAGCACAGTAATTGGCTTTTAAATAAGCAGTTTGATAAGCAATTAAAGCATAAGCAGCTGAGTGAGATTTGTTAAAACCATAACCAGCAAAATAGGCCATTAAATCAAATAGCTCTCCAGCTTTTTTACCATCAAAGTTATTTTCTATAGCTTTTGTTGTAAAAATAGCACGTTGTTCTTCCATTACATCTGCTTTTTTCTTACCCATTGCTCTTCTTAAGATATCTGATTCTCCTAAAGAATAACCGGCAATGGTAGATGCAATTTTCATTACTTGTTCTTGATAAACGATTACCCCATAAGTTTCTTTTAAAATACTTTCAAGTTCATCAAACAGATATACTATTTTTTGGCGCCCATGCTTTCTCTCAATAAAATCATCGACCATACCTGATCCAAGAGGTCCTGGTCTGTATAAAGCGTTGACTGCAATAACGTCTTCAAAGACCTCTGGCTGTAATCTTATTAGAACGTCTTTAATGCCATCAGATTCTAACTGGAATACTCCTGATGTTTTTCCGGCAGACATTAAATCATAAGCTTTTTTGTCATCTATTGGTATTTTGCTTATATCTATTTCTATATTATGATTTCTCTTAATTAAATCTAATGTATTTTTTATCAAAGTTAAGTTTTTTAATCCTAAAAAGTCCATTTTTAGAAAGCCTAAGCTTTCAAGCTCTGTCATTGCATATTGAGTTACTAAATCAGTACTTTTAGGAGGTATATAAACCGGTAATACATCAGATATTGGTTCTGGAGATATAACGATACCTGCAGCATGTTTAGATGCATGACGAGTAAGGCCTTCTAATCTGAGAGCTAAGTTAAAGATATGAGCTACTTTAGAGTTGCTTTCTATTAATTTTTTTAATCTCGGTTCTTGGTCTATAGCCTCTTCAAGTGTAATCTTAAGTTGATCTGGAATTAATTCAGTAATTGCATTAGAATCCTCAAAAGGAAACCCAAGTGCACGAGCAACATCTTTTATTACACCTTTTGCCATCATAGTTCCAAATGTAATTATTTGGCAAACTTTATCATGTCCGTACTTATCTTTTACATAATTTATTACTTTATCTCGACCTTCTATACAAAAATCGATATCTATATCAGGCATGGAGATACGTTCAGGATTTAAGAACCTTTCAAAAAGTAAATTATACTTAATAGGATCTATATCGGTAATTTCTAAAGACCAAGCAACTATAGATCCAGCAGCTGAACCGCGCCCTGGTCCTACTGGTATATTATTTATTTTTGCCCATTTAATAAAGTCACTTACAACTAAGAAATATCCTATAAAGCCCATTTTAGTAATAAGAGAGACTTCTAAATCTAATCGCTTCTGGTATATTTCGATTTTATCTGAATCTATAGAGCCTTTTTCTATTAACTTTTTAAATCCTTCTTGACATAAATTTTTAAAAAATTCTTCTTGAGTTATTTGTTGAGGGATCTCAAATTGAGGGAAAAATAATTTTCCTGTTTCAAAATCAAAGTTACACATATCGGCAATTTTACCGCTGTTCCAGACTGCACTTTCGTGTTGAGAAAATATATTCAACATCTCTTGTTCAGTTCTTATATGTACTCTACAGTCACCAAATGTAAATCTATTGGCATCTGTTATCTTATGATGAGTCTGAATAGATAACATAACCTCATGAGCTTCTCTATCATCAGGTAAAATATAATGACAATCGCCAGTTGCTACGCACTCTATATTTTTTTTCTTACTTATTTCAAAAATCTTTTGATTGAGTATTATTTGTTCTTTTTGGTCTTCCGGCTGAACCTCTAAATAAAATCTTTCAGGCCCAAAAACATCTAAGAACCAGTCTATTTTTTTTTCAGCTTCTTGTTCATTATTCTGCATAAGTAAACTTGGTATATGCCCTCCAAGACAAGCAGAAGTAGCAATTAATCCTTCAGAATGTTTTTCTAAAATTCTATAATCTATTCTAGGTTTAAAGTAAAAACCTTCTTGATATGAATAAGAGATTAATTTACAAAGATTTTTGTAACCAATTGCATTTTCAACCAATAAAATCAAGTGATAATATTTATTTTCTGCATCTTTTAATTTAACATCTTGAGTAAAATAAGCTTCAATTCCTAAAATAGGCTTTATTTGGGCTTTTTTAGCTTGAGCAAAGAATCTTACTGCACCAAATATATTACCGTGATCGGTCATACATAGAGCTTTAAAATTATTTTGTTTTCCAAATTTGATTAATTTGTCTATTGCAATAGCACCATCAAGCAGAGAATATTCCGTATGAAGATGCAAATTAGTAAAATGTTTACTCATAATATTATATTTTTAGAAGATTTAGAAATAACAGTAATATTATAAATTATATATTTTTAAGCTCATAATTGCAATTTGATGTTGTGGTGATTGGTTAACTTTTTGACATATTTTATTTTGAATTTTATAATTAATAACAAATGTATTTATTATTTAAAAAAAAAGGCAATAAAATGCAATTAAAAAAGCTCTTTATCGGTATAGCTTTGTCAATCACAATGTTTTTTACTAATATCAAATCTATGGAAATGTCAGAAAAAGCTGATCTAAATAGTTTACATCTAGCGTTAAATATTACTAATTTACCTGAAGAAGTATTATGGCTTATTTTAGAACAAGTTATAGATCAGACAATAAAAGATTACTTTAATAGTTTTGATAATCTTTTTGATGTATCTACTAGAACCTGTGAGAAGAATTTTAAAGAAATAATAGAAGATATATGGAATATATGTATTTATGTCCCTAAAACTTGTCAAATATTTAGAGCAATATTCAATGAATATGGTAATCGTAAAAAAAGAGCTATTGAGAAATTTAGAAAAGAAAGATTTGATTATTTAGCAAGCAATATCAAATTAAAGTTAGAAGAAATAAAGTTAACTAATACTTCTCAAGTAAAAATTGATAAAGCTTTATTTTTGTGCTTGAGTAAAATTGATTTAAGTCAAAAAGAAAATTTAAATTATTGCTATTATTTAAAAGAAATTATCGATTTAATATTTAAAGGTGCCAATAAAGAGATCATAACTCAATTTAGTGGTAATAATGTCTTATCTATTTTTATTGACCATGGTTATATAGATATTTTTAAATGGTTAATAAGTATAGGGTGTAGTATAGATGCTAAAGATGAATGTAAACGTACTCTCTTAATTCGTATGGTGCAAAGTAAAAGAAAAGATATGGTTGAATTGATTTTGAGTTATAAACCAAATTTAGAGATTAAAGATAATATGTGTTATACTGCTTTAATATGGGCCACTATAAAAGGTAATAGCGAAATAGTTGACTTACTTTTAAGACATGGAGCTAATGTTAATGCTGTAGATGATCTAGGAAATATAACAGTATTAATGAATGCGGTTGAAAGAGGACATGAAGAAATAGTTAAGTCGCTTTTATCAAATGGTGCTAATGTATTTACTAAAAATGAAGTTAATGAAACTGCTTTAGATATTGCGAGAAAATTTGGTCATACAAAAATAGCTCAATTAATAGAAAAGCATATAAGAAAGCAAGATAATATTTAAGATATTACAGATTAAGATTAAAGATAGAGATGAAAAAGAATTTTTTAATCAGGTTTTTATATTTGCTTTTAATTTTTAATTATAATTTAAATTCAATGTCATTATTTCGACAAAATCATTTAAGTGAAAAATTAATTACTGATTTGCCTAACGAAATGGCTTTGCTTATTTTAAAACAGGTTATAGATCAGACAATAAAAGATTATTTTAATAGTTTTGATAATCTTTTTGATGTATCTATTAAAACATGTGAAAAAAATCTTAAAGAAATAATAGAAGATATATGTCATGAATGTATTTATGTCCCTAAAACTTGTCAAATATTTAGAGCAATATGCAAAGTATATAGTAATCAAATAAAAATAAGCATTGAAAATTTTAGAAAAGAAAGATTTGATTATTTAAAGAATAATATACAAGTTAAATTAGAAAAAAATAATGATAAAGTAGATATAGAAGTGCGTAAAATATTGGATCAAGCGTTTAATAACTCAAGATTTAATGAAGTTCAGCTTGAAGTTTTATTAAGAAAAGTTCTGTATTTAATAGCAAATGAGGCAAATATTAATATTCGAAGTGATTATGGTTATACTGCATTAATGATTTTTTCTAAATTTGGTTATAGAGATATAGTGGAATTTTTAATTGATGTAGGAGCTGATGTTAATGCTATAACTAATTCTATAAGAGCACCCGGAGTTATTGGTAGCAATAATTCTTTAATATATGCGATTAAAGAAAGGCATTATGATATAATTAAATTACTTATTGATCAAGGCGCTGATATTAATGCTAAAAATGATTGGAATATAACTCCTTTAATTGAAGCGGTTGAATCTGGTAATAAAGACATAGTAACGTTACTTTTAGATAATGATGCTGATATTGATATTAATTCTAAAAGAGGTACAGCTTTAATGATATCTGCTATGAAAGGTTATTATGATATATTTAAATTACTTATTGAAAGAAATGCTAATAGTGATTATAGAAATAATATGGGTGATAATGCTATGAGTCTAGCTGCTTATTATGGTCATTTGCCTATAGTAAATTTGTTAATTGATAAAGCTGTCGACAATATTAATGATCAAAACCCATTAACGGGCTGTACTGCTCTAATGGAAGCAATTAAAGTTGGTCATGTAGAAATTGTTCAATTATTCTTAAGTAAAAACATAGAGCTTAATCTTAGAAATAATAATGGTCAAACAGCTTTAGATATTGCTATAAGAACTTTAAATGATTTTAAATTTTTAAAAAATAATTCATTACAATACAAAACTATAGTAAAATTAATAAAAGAGTATGAGAGAAAAAATATTAGTTAACTTTTGATTAAGATTTTTAATTGATAATTTTAATTATTAACAAAGTATTTATAATATGCTAAAATACGTATAAATGCAGTTTTTGATATTATTTGAGCAGTAATCAATGAAATCTATCGATAATTTAAGTATGTTATTTATGCAAGAATCTCAGGATTCTTACTCTCAAGATTCTTACGATTTTCATCCTAAAAAATTCGATGATTATTTAGGTCAAAAAGAATTAAAAGAAAAGTTAGCT of the Candidatus Babela massiliensis genome contains:
- a CDS encoding PhoH family protein, whose product is MTLSNKVYILDTNVLAFDSQAIFNFEDGVVAIPIFVLEELDKFKSETSERAYNARTVIRSLDQLRSKGSLQSGVDLDNGSKLKIVFICDECEAKNFALEQNIVDNKILLLANCLLKKGFDVKFVTKDINARVKADVLGIDSQDYLKNSVTKENLYRGWIRVSVPAIELKRDLPEELLRLEAENLLTVNQFVILESQHNPFNYVVYRYLGQDKPAKFKVVKAPNLNLPLEPKNVEQLMALDLLLDDSVKLVTLLGPAGTGKTFLTLLAGLDKVLIKSEYEKILVTRPVIPLGPDIGYLPGDIQEKLLSWMQPVYDNMDFIAHSLNARYSSIYKEEEPYQGFGTGNVGNNNKRRRHGKDKSKTTNIFPKRVPPLEVLLRENKISLEAITYMRGRSIPYQYILIDEVQNLTPHEVKTLITRVGQGSKIILAGDPYQIDSLYLDFMSNGLVVTTNKFKGHSIFGSVYLQISERSELSRLAGELL
- the dnaE gene encoding DNA polymerase III subunit alpha is translated as MSKHFTNLHLHTEYSLLDGAIAIDKLIKFGKQNNFKALCMTDHGNIFGAVRFFAQAKKAQIKPILGIEAYFTQDVKLKDAENKYYHLILLVENAIGYKNLCKLISYSYQEGFYFKPRIDYRILEKHSEGLIATSACLGGHIPSLLMQNNEQEAEKKIDWFLDVFGPERFYLEVQPEDQKEQIILNQKIFEISKKKNIECVATGDCHYILPDDREAHEVMLSIQTHHKITDANRFTFGDCRVHIRTEQEMLNIFSQHESAVWNSGKIADMCNFDFETGKLFFPQFEIPQQITQEEFFKNLCQEGFKKLIEKGSIDSDKIEIYQKRLDLEVSLITKMGFIGYFLVVSDFIKWAKINNIPVGPGRGSAAGSIVAWSLEITDIDPIKYNLLFERFLNPERISMPDIDIDFCIEGRDKVINYVKDKYGHDKVCQIITFGTMMAKGVIKDVARALGFPFEDSNAITELIPDQLKITLEEAIDQEPRLKKLIESNSKVAHIFNLALRLEGLTRHASKHAAGIVISPEPISDVLPVYIPPKSTDLVTQYAMTELESLGFLKMDFLGLKNLTLIKNTLDLIKRNHNIEIDISKIPIDDKKAYDLMSAGKTSGVFQLESDGIKDVLIRLQPEVFEDVIAVNALYRPGPLGSGMVDDFIERKHGRQKIVYLFDELESILKETYGVIVYQEQVMKIASTIAGYSLGESDILRRAMGKKKADVMEEQRAIFTTKAIENNFDGKKAGELFDLMAYFAGYGFNKSHSAAYALIAYQTAYLKANYCAEFMACLISLESSDAEKMSFYLQEAKELGIDILPPDINYSEKDFTVINNQLRFGLSGIKNVGTAAISNIQETLYEKTSDKKLFKDLFDFCKRVDLRVCNKKVIESLICSGALDSLPGNRAQKFEELNKIIDLALEKKKEELTGQMGLFDIFAKAKSKDEFAATTYNFQLKEEWPDNIKLEKEKELLGIYISAQPLDSYKKEIKWTKVSNLSDLHNINDEKLITCCGIVKSNRTITTKKGDPMAFILIEDYTSKAEIVVFPKLFNKVEPWLKNYNIFIVKGIIDPTSNKLIKIKAQSIVPIDLIFEESISNKLTLNLKDNTNEKSIIKIKESIIFGSSTLEIKFKENEQLVKIEAKDKIKISKELLEIIEQENIETQIDIV
- a CDS encoding ankyrin repeat domain-containing protein, encoding MQLKKLFIGIALSITMFFTNIKSMEMSEKADLNSLHLALNITNLPEEVLWLILEQVIDQTIKDYFNSFDNLFDVSTRTCEKNFKEIIEDIWNICIYVPKTCQIFRAIFNEYGNRKKRAIEKFRKERFDYLASNIKLKLEEIKLTNTSQVKIDKALFLCLSKIDLSQKENLNYCYYLKEIIDLIFKGANKEIITQFSGNNVLSIFIDHGYIDIFKWLISIGCSIDAKDECKRTLLIRMVQSKRKDMVELILSYKPNLEIKDNMCYTALIWATIKGNSEIVDLLLRHGANVNAVDDLGNITVLMNAVERGHEEIVKSLLSNGANVFTKNEVNETALDIARKFGHTKIAQLIEKHIRKQDNI
- a CDS encoding ankyrin repeat domain-containing protein, translating into MSLFRQNHLSEKLITDLPNEMALLILKQVIDQTIKDYFNSFDNLFDVSIKTCEKNLKEIIEDICHECIYVPKTCQIFRAICKVYSNQIKISIENFRKERFDYLKNNIQVKLEKNNDKVDIEVRKILDQAFNNSRFNEVQLEVLLRKVLYLIANEANINIRSDYGYTALMIFSKFGYRDIVEFLIDVGADVNAITNSIRAPGVIGSNNSLIYAIKERHYDIIKLLIDQGADINAKNDWNITPLIEAVESGNKDIVTLLLDNDADIDINSKRGTALMISAMKGYYDIFKLLIERNANSDYRNNMGDNAMSLAAYYGHLPIVNLLIDKAVDNINDQNPLTGCTALMEAIKVGHVEIVQLFLSKNIELNLRNNNGQTALDIAIRTLNDFKFLKNNSLQYKTIVKLIKEYERKNIS